The following are encoded together in the Dehalococcoidia bacterium genome:
- a CDS encoding alpha/beta hydrolase, which produces MQTTQINGATIEYEVQGTGEPVLLIHGSIIADAYAPLLAEPAIANRLQLIAYHRRGFAGSSRAVAPFSIAQQAADARVLLRTLGIERAHVAGHSYGGVIALQLALDAPEVVHSLALLEPAVMAVPSGQQFAENMAPAGELYASGKVAEAVDAFLQGAAGAGYRAVTERVLPGAMVQAVADAATFFQIELPALAEWSFTQEQAARIAAPALSVLGGESPGLWPGWTEIDNLLKTWLPQTEGFVLPNATHLLQIQNPRGMAEGLAGFFARHPIPVTA; this is translated from the coding sequence ATGCAAACCACACAGATCAACGGCGCCACAATTGAATACGAGGTTCAGGGCACGGGCGAGCCGGTGTTGCTCATCCACGGCAGCATCATTGCCGACGCCTACGCGCCGCTGCTGGCGGAGCCTGCTATCGCCAATCGGCTCCAACTCATTGCGTATCACCGGCGGGGTTTCGCCGGCAGCAGTCGTGCCGTCGCCCCCTTTAGCATTGCCCAGCAGGCGGCAGATGCACGGGTGCTGCTGCGTACGCTCGGTATCGAGCGCGCGCATGTGGCCGGGCATTCCTACGGCGGCGTAATCGCGCTACAACTGGCGCTCGATGCGCCGGAGGTGGTCCATAGCCTTGCGCTGCTGGAGCCGGCGGTGATGGCGGTGCCCAGCGGGCAGCAGTTCGCCGAGAACATGGCGCCGGCAGGAGAGCTGTATGCCTCCGGCAAGGTCGCCGAGGCGGTCGATGCTTTTCTGCAAGGGGCCGCCGGCGCCGGCTACCGCGCCGTGACCGAGCGCGTGTTGCCGGGAGCGATGGTGCAGGCGGTGGCCGACGCCGCTACCTTCTTCCAAATCGAGTTGCCCGCGCTCGCGGAGTGGAGCTTCACGCAGGAGCAGGCGGCGCGCATCGCCGCACCGGCGCTCAGCGTGCTCGGCGGCGAAAGCCCTGGCCTCTGGCCCGGATGGACGGAGATCGACAATCTGCTGAAGACCTGGCTGCCGCAGACTGAGGGCTTCGTGCTGCCGAACGCCACCCACCTGCTGCAAATCCAGAACCCGCGCGGCATGGCCGAGGGACTGGCCGGCTTCTTCGCCCGCCACCCAATACCCGTCACCGCCTGA
- a CDS encoding MBL fold metallo-hydrolase — MTTHTTTGTFRVGNVEIQCLTDVDCVMPFPLDAVFPNAPASAWDEYKRRYPQAFSADGLWSAHIGSLLLRSGGKTVMVDTGVGPEKVEMLGGVSGTLPNDIKAKGVNLDDVSSVVLTHLHFDHVGWNTLNGRPLCPKARYIMGGADWEFFSQPEVQQNFPPYFDRTLSPLKTLDIVDLVSGETAVTDEITLLPTPGHTPGHLAVLIASAGEKALITGDALVHPAQVSEPEWKFGFDADADQAVATRKQMIDRLEADGIRLIGCHFPSPGYGSVVRIAGKRYFQAV; from the coding sequence ATGACCACGCATACGACCACCGGCACGTTCCGGGTCGGCAACGTCGAGATCCAGTGCCTGACCGACGTCGACTGCGTGATGCCCTTCCCGCTCGACGCCGTCTTCCCGAACGCGCCCGCGTCGGCCTGGGACGAGTACAAACGGCGCTACCCGCAGGCGTTCTCCGCGGATGGTCTGTGGAGCGCGCACATCGGCTCGCTGCTGCTGCGCTCCGGCGGCAAGACGGTGATGGTCGACACCGGCGTCGGCCCGGAGAAGGTGGAGATGCTGGGCGGTGTCTCCGGCACGCTGCCCAATGACATCAAGGCGAAGGGCGTCAACCTCGACGACGTGAGCAGCGTGGTGCTCACGCACCTGCACTTCGATCACGTCGGCTGGAACACGCTCAACGGCCGCCCGCTCTGCCCGAAGGCGCGCTACATCATGGGTGGGGCCGACTGGGAGTTCTTCAGCCAGCCGGAAGTCCAGCAGAACTTCCCGCCCTACTTCGACCGCACGCTCTCGCCGCTGAAGACGCTGGACATCGTTGACCTGGTGTCCGGCGAGACGGCGGTGACCGATGAAATCACGCTGCTGCCGACGCCGGGCCACACGCCGGGCCACCTGGCCGTGCTGATCGCCTCCGCGGGCGAGAAGGCGCTGATCACCGGCGACGCGCTGGTGCACCCGGCGCAAGTGAGCGAACCGGAGTGGAAGTTCGGCTTCGACGCCGACGCCGACCAGGCGGTCGCCACGCGCAAGCAAATGATCGACCGACTGGAGGCCGACGGCATCCGGCTGATCGGCTGCCATTTCCCCAGCCCCGGCTACGGCAGCGTCGTGCGCATCGCGGGTAAGCGCTACTTCCAGGCGGTGTAG
- a CDS encoding SDR family oxidoreductase translates to MAELTGQVAIVTGGGRGIGRAIALALAAAGAAVTVTARSADQLGETAAAITAAGGRALVLPADVTDRQAVEGVVSETEQQLGPVTLLVNNAGIITPFGPVWEVDPEAWRRCMDTNVYGTFLCSRAVLPGMIARREGRIVNLAGSDPAQKAVPMATCYDGSKAVILRLSEGLAAETREYGVSVFSLMPGGVHTAMVDELVRSPWMLKLNPAVGDFDRYWRTPPERAAALCVLIASGRADALSGRFLSVHDDLEELVRNSEEICKEDRYVLRLKT, encoded by the coding sequence ATGGCCGAACTCACGGGTCAGGTGGCGATCGTGACCGGCGGCGGCCGCGGCATCGGCCGCGCGATCGCGCTGGCGCTCGCCGCCGCGGGCGCCGCGGTGACGGTCACGGCGCGCTCGGCCGATCAGCTCGGCGAGACCGCCGCCGCCATCACGGCCGCTGGCGGCAGGGCGCTCGTCCTGCCGGCCGATGTGACCGACCGCCAGGCCGTGGAGGGCGTCGTTTCTGAGACGGAGCAGCAGCTCGGCCCGGTCACGCTGCTGGTGAATAACGCCGGCATCATCACGCCCTTCGGCCCAGTCTGGGAGGTGGATCCCGAGGCATGGCGGCGCTGCATGGACACGAACGTCTACGGGACGTTCCTCTGCAGCCGGGCGGTACTGCCGGGGATGATCGCCCGTCGAGAGGGTCGAATCGTCAATCTGGCTGGGTCGGATCCCGCGCAGAAGGCCGTGCCGATGGCCACCTGCTACGACGGCTCCAAGGCGGTGATCCTGCGACTGAGCGAGGGGCTCGCCGCCGAGACCAGGGAGTACGGCGTGAGTGTCTTTTCACTGATGCCGGGCGGTGTTCACACCGCGATGGTGGACGAGCTGGTTCGCTCCCCGTGGATGCTGAAGCTGAATCCGGCTGTCGGCGACTTCGATCGCTACTGGCGTACACCCCCCGAGCGGGCGGCGGCGCTGTGTGTGCTCATCGCCTCCGGCCGGGCCGACGCGCTTTCGGGCCGCTTTCTCAGCGTCCATGACGATCTGGAGGAACTGGTCCGCAACTCCGAGGAGATTTGCAAGGAAGACCGCTACGTGCTGCGGCTGAAGACCTGA
- a CDS encoding S9 family peptidase, translating into MTAAPRPISPEDVLRFQNVSEAQISPDGTRVAYTVHTTDLDADTVRSAIWLVPYDGGAPVQFTSGTHSDSAPRWSPDGTRLAFLSDREGKPQLYLMPVAGGEPRKLTDLPDGAGVPVWSPDGTRIAFSASVSREEPPSDPKERERWARRPRHLTTTAYKADGAGFVADRCLRLYVVPAQGGEARAVTDLAQDASDPAWSPDGATLAFAGARPEERDLEHPFGLLGLNGLYLVPAEGGEPRRLCVLAKLGQPAFAPDGRTIAVHASGTDLSDRLADLHVWLVPLAGGAPRDLTPGLDRGVSLPFPPTPPPRPVFSADGSRLLFAVGDHGNANLCSAGVQDGAISVLLGGEREVIAWSYAPAAERLAFVESDPRTPAEVSVARADGSAERRLTRLNGALLAELAWQPAERRNFATPHGEIEGWLRLPLGGQRPAPLLVLIHGGPQGAHGSAFLGLDHALAHCAAARGWAVLMLNPTGSGSYGHDFATRLVGRWGEEDLPEQLAAVDALIAEGIADAERLAVAGYSYGGYMTSWVVGHTDRFKAAVIGAPVTNLESMYGTSDIGVPFLPAEMGGPLPETRETYRRLSPINSIDRVRTPCLILHGEADDRCPIGQGEEWFAGLRARGQTAEMVRYPGGSHGFILLGPPSHRLDFLQRVLGWIERYTLTPAAEPALAASPAPAD; encoded by the coding sequence ATGACCGCCGCACCACGGCCGATCAGCCCCGAGGACGTGCTGCGTTTCCAGAACGTGAGCGAGGCGCAGATCTCGCCGGATGGCACGCGCGTCGCCTACACCGTGCACACGACGGACCTCGACGCCGACACGGTGCGCAGCGCGATCTGGCTCGTCCCGTACGACGGCGGCGCGCCCGTACAGTTTACGTCCGGCACGCACAGCGACAGCGCCCCGCGCTGGTCGCCGGACGGCACGCGGCTCGCCTTTCTCTCGGACCGCGAGGGCAAGCCGCAGCTCTATCTCATGCCCGTGGCGGGCGGCGAGCCGCGGAAGCTCACCGACCTACCGGACGGCGCGGGCGTGCCCGTCTGGTCACCGGACGGCACGCGGATCGCCTTCTCCGCCAGCGTCTCGCGCGAAGAGCCGCCGAGCGATCCCAAGGAGCGCGAGCGCTGGGCGCGGCGGCCGAGGCACCTGACCACCACCGCCTACAAGGCCGATGGCGCCGGCTTCGTCGCCGACCGCTGCCTGCGCCTGTACGTCGTGCCGGCCCAAGGGGGCGAGGCTCGGGCGGTCACGGACCTGGCGCAGGACGCGAGCGATCCGGCCTGGTCGCCGGACGGCGCCACGCTCGCCTTCGCCGGCGCCCGGCCAGAAGAACGCGACCTCGAACATCCCTTCGGCCTGCTCGGCCTGAACGGGCTCTACCTCGTGCCCGCCGAGGGCGGCGAGCCACGCCGGCTCTGCGTGCTGGCGAAGCTGGGACAGCCCGCCTTCGCGCCCGACGGCCGGACGATCGCCGTGCATGCGAGTGGCACCGACCTGAGCGATCGCCTCGCCGACTTGCACGTCTGGCTGGTGCCGCTCGCTGGCGGCGCGCCGCGCGACCTGACGCCCGGGCTTGATCGCGGCGTCTCCCTGCCGTTTCCGCCCACGCCGCCGCCGCGCCCGGTCTTCTCGGCCGACGGCTCGCGCCTGCTCTTCGCCGTCGGCGACCACGGCAACGCGAATCTCTGCTCGGCGGGCGTGCAGGATGGGGCGATATCCGTGCTGCTCGGCGGCGAGCGCGAGGTCATCGCCTGGAGCTACGCGCCGGCGGCCGAGCGGCTGGCCTTCGTTGAGAGCGACCCGCGCACGCCGGCCGAAGTCTCGGTTGCGCGGGCGGACGGCAGCGCCGAGCGGCGGCTGACGCGTCTGAACGGCGCGCTGCTCGCGGAGCTGGCCTGGCAGCCGGCCGAGCGGCGCAACTTCGCCACGCCGCACGGCGAGATCGAGGGCTGGCTGCGCCTGCCGCTGGGCGGGCAGCGTCCCGCGCCGCTGCTCGTGCTGATCCACGGCGGGCCGCAAGGGGCACACGGCAGCGCCTTCCTGGGATTGGACCATGCGCTTGCCCACTGCGCGGCGGCGCGCGGCTGGGCGGTGCTGATGCTGAACCCCACCGGCAGCGGCAGCTACGGCCACGACTTCGCCACGCGCCTCGTCGGGCGCTGGGGCGAGGAGGACTTGCCGGAGCAGCTTGCCGCGGTCGATGCGCTGATCGCGGAGGGGATCGCAGACGCAGAGCGGCTGGCCGTCGCGGGCTACAGTTACGGCGGCTACATGACGAGCTGGGTGGTGGGGCACACGGACCGCTTCAAGGCGGCGGTGATCGGCGCGCCGGTCACGAATCTGGAGTCGATGTACGGCACGAGCGACATTGGCGTACCCTTCCTGCCGGCCGAGATGGGCGGCCCGCTGCCGGAGACGCGGGAGACGTACCGCCGCCTCTCGCCGATCAACTCCATCGACCGGGTGCGCACGCCCTGCCTAATTCTGCACGGCGAGGCGGACGATCGCTGCCCGATCGGCCAGGGCGAAGAGTGGTTCGCCGGCCTGCGCGCCCGCGGGCAGACGGCGGAAATGGTGCGCTACCCCGGCGGCAGCCACGGCTTCATCTTGCTTGGCCCGCCGAGCCATCGGCTCGACTTCCTGCAGCGCGTGCTGGGCTGGATCGAGCGCTACACGCTGACCCCCGCGGCCGAGCCGGCGCTGGCTGCCAGCCCGGCGCCGGCCGACTGA
- a CDS encoding LLM class flavin-dependent oxidoreductase gives MPLKLGLMYIPAYESGFTQPFAAWYAQMLEQIALADAAGLHGVWLAEHRIPGYAFAAPQVFLSAAAMRTRRIRLGTAVCLVSLHHPVQTAEDFAALDVLSGGRLNFGAGRGQFPYDFAVAGVPLEESRERFDENLDAILRLWSEDGPVRHRGRFHLFTHRLLPKPLQRPHPPVFAAAARTPASYTWAGERGFHLQIAPLLFSDLEVLRGHVASYRAAAAAAGHDPAALDLLAAYPLYVGEREEDAVRAADPHLRRLARYNAFALFAGMDCGRPGAFEEYFRRREGAGPTEDGVPAGAGRDWDAWKRGRVIFGPPDRVVEQIGRVAEEHGATYLLFEVFYGGQSHAETMAYLERLAARVMPQLDLAPPPPAVTNQLADPRADELGNLKTASTALPSPRIGTVRSSRG, from the coding sequence ATGCCGCTCAAGCTCGGCCTGATGTACATCCCCGCTTACGAGAGCGGCTTCACGCAGCCGTTCGCCGCCTGGTACGCGCAGATGCTGGAGCAGATCGCGCTGGCCGACGCTGCCGGCCTGCACGGCGTCTGGCTGGCCGAGCACCGCATCCCCGGCTACGCCTTCGCCGCGCCGCAGGTCTTTCTCAGCGCTGCTGCCATGCGCACGCGCCGCATCCGCCTGGGCACGGCCGTCTGCCTGGTCTCGCTGCACCACCCCGTGCAGACGGCGGAGGACTTCGCCGCGCTCGACGTGCTTTCCGGCGGGCGGCTCAACTTCGGCGCCGGCCGCGGGCAGTTCCCCTACGACTTTGCCGTAGCCGGCGTGCCGCTGGAGGAGTCGCGCGAGCGCTTCGACGAAAACCTGGACGCGATCCTGCGCCTCTGGTCGGAAGACGGCCCGGTACGGCACCGCGGCCGCTTCCACCTGTTCACGCACCGCCTGCTGCCGAAGCCGCTGCAACGGCCGCACCCGCCCGTCTTCGCCGCGGCGGCGCGCACGCCGGCTTCGTATACCTGGGCCGGCGAGCGCGGCTTCCATCTGCAGATCGCGCCGTTGCTCTTCTCCGACCTCGAGGTGCTGCGCGGCCACGTCGCCAGCTACCGCGCGGCCGCCGCGGCCGCCGGCCACGACCCGGCCGCGCTCGACCTGCTCGCCGCCTATCCGCTCTACGTGGGTGAGCGTGAAGAAGACGCGGTGCGCGCCGCCGACCCGCATCTGCGGCGCCTCGCCCGCTACAACGCCTTCGCCCTCTTCGCCGGCATGGACTGCGGCCGCCCCGGCGCCTTCGAGGAGTATTTCCGCCGGCGCGAAGGCGCCGGCCCGACCGAAGACGGCGTGCCCGCAGGCGCCGGCCGCGACTGGGACGCCTGGAAGCGCGGCCGCGTGATCTTCGGCCCGCCCGACCGCGTGGTGGAGCAGATCGGCCGCGTGGCCGAAGAACACGGCGCCACCTACCTGCTCTTCGAGGTCTTCTACGGCGGCCAGTCGCACGCCGAGACGATGGCCTACCTGGAACGCCTCGCCGCCCGCGTCATGCCCCAGCTCGACCTCGCCCCGCCCCCGCCGGCCGTCACCAACCAACTCGCAGATCCGCGAGCCGACGAACTCGGCAACCTCAAAACCGCCTCCACAGCTCTCCCCTCGCCCAGGATTGGGACAGTGAGATCGTCCCGGGGGTGA